The Oncorhynchus nerka isolate Pitt River linkage group LG12, Oner_Uvic_2.0, whole genome shotgun sequence genome contains the following window.
TCAAATAAAAAACAATCTGTTTTTACCATATGCCTATGGCTCATTTTTGGTATGTGACATCAGAGCAAGTAGACAAAGTTGTTCTGTAATGTCATCTTTATGTCAGTTTGCAGTCTGTTCATAGCACTACTATGAATGGGGGTTTAGGTCATGGAACCTGACAAAGAAAAATGTACTGGCCACTCTATGTACATGGatctgtgtcttactgtcttacTGTTATGTGTAAATGACATCTGCTGGTCATGGCATATAATGgttttgtgttgtgtgtctgtgtgctccaCATGTATTTGTTGACTGATGATGTCCACTTACTATCTACATTAATATAACAGGATATGTCTTCCTTATGCCCCTATCTGACAAAACCAGGAAATTACCCAAGGTGGAATAGCTAAGTTTTATCAGAAACCCATTAATGCATTGCATGTGTCACACTCTGCACCTACACATCAATCATAAAGTGTAGAGAATGTGTTAGCCACAGTCAATCGTTTTTAGAAATAACAATTAAAAGTAAAAGGCACTAGTAGTAAGACATTCTAATATTGTTAACTCAGTCTGCCATGCAAAGGGACACAATAGAAATCCCTCTCCATATAAAACACATCAGACTGCATGTGGTTCTCCTCCATCAAACACAATACCCCCCTCCCAGTTTCTCATACAAACACACGAACAGGCACGCCGGTCTTACTTTGTAGAAAAATATTTTGGATGTATTTTTTCACAGAGACAGTTTAGGAGACATTTAGAAATGAATGATGGGACATACTGTTGCCAAACAGCATATAGAGGATTATTATGTTCATTTAGACACAGACTGGACTGTGTAACAGCCCTTTTAGGCCCCCACCTTGTCTCCAATAATGGTTGAAGCTTGAAATATATGAAGCTTGAAATATGTTTTACACATTATAACAAATGTCACAGTATTGATTTGCTAATGTTTCCCCCAGAGGACAAAGTATGTTCTTTGAAACTACAATCTTATGTTTTGATGCTATAGTGCAAATTGGGAGAGGTCAGTGAATAATAATAATTGGGGGGGGGgtcttatatttgtcctgttacacGTGTGTGTAATGGAAATGTGGttcttgcatatcccaactccccagAGACACCCACAGGGAGTGGGGTCACGACCAGGGTCACCATTGTCCAGCGCCCCTggtgttaagtgccttgctcaaagacATAGACAGAATTTTCACATTGTCAGCCACAGGATTCGAACCGGATCGGTTatttgcccaacgctctaaccttgaggctacctgccacccatttGAAGTCTGACATTTTACAAGGCAGAAATGTACATTAATTTCTTATTGAAGGACTAAATTGCATAAATCCGCAACTGCTGTGCACAGTGGTTTCCTGTTATTCGTATGTGGTTTCATGTGTGGTTTTCAGTGCAGCGTTAGTGGTTTTAATTAACCTTTTcacagagacgctacctctgcCCCTACTAAATTACCTTTTTGGTTTCACCCAGATGATGCACTTAGTTTGGAGGAACATCCTGGTCACATGACCAGGGCCATTCCAACACCTGTTCTGCAGATCAAGTCCACTCAACAGGAAGTAGCAGGTGTTGTCTTTAAAAAAATGCACACTTAAAATGTGGTTCAAATGCATGCAAGGGACTTCGAAAATAACAGCTAGTCATGCCTTTCTGCAAGGCATAGAGGAAAGATCGGGGGATTTTAAAATATTTAATTAGGATGACTTCATGGTGCCAATCCAAGGGGTTTGTATCTGAATAGAGTTTATTGTAAGGTAAAATGAACACAACATTAGCAAATAATTTAACAGTTAGAGGAAattaatggtaaaaaaaaaaaagagtaaaaAGATTCACCACATCACTGCTTGGGCAGATATGAGTGCTTATGAAAGGTCATAGGTTACAGGTTAAACGTCAACCATGTCCTCGTCCATCTGCACTGTCTGTAATTTGGCcagctccttctcctcccccgGCTCCATTTCCCCACACATGACCCGcaccatctcattcacctcaCCGCCACTAGCGTCCACCTTACTCTCCGACACAGACATGTAGTTGTTGTTCATGCCAGGGCCCAGAAGGTGTGAGGAGGGGACAGGTTGTGGGTTGTGGCCCCTGAGGTACTCCCCAGGCTGGAGTTGGTGTCCGTTAGGGTCTGTTTGGGCCATCAGAGGGGTGCTGACGGTGAGGCTGGTGTAGACCTCAGGCTCTGGACTGGAGGAGCTGACGGTGGTAACGTCAGAGGAGGAGCCCCGGCTGGAGGGGACCTCCTCTGAGGTTAGTGGGTCTGAGGAGTAGCTGAGCTGCCCACTGGGGTCCAGGTGAAGGCCATGGTGGTAGGAGTACACccctgcacccccaccacccTCCAGGGGCTCCTTCTTGATAGAGGTCTGTCCAGCGTTGCCCATGCTGTAGAGCACCGTGCTGGGGTGCATGGGGGCCATGGCCAGTTTGTCCtgatggtgctggtggtggtaggAGTCCTCACTAGAAGAACTGACTGCTACATTGTTCATTTGGATTGTACCTGGGATATTCAAATGACAGATTATTAGACTAAACATTTTATACTTCCTTCATCTAACAGTACTTTATATTCTAATCTCTGAACCACTAGAACATCCTCTCCTCCTTGACTATAACATAGTTCTGTAAATCTTTGGCTTCACTTTTACTGTCCCTCACTCTTACTCTAACTTGCAACAGAATTCCATCTGAAAtctctgctgtgtctctctcacaACTCCTGGTTTTGGAAGCTGGCCCTGTGAGACCCAGGAGAGTCGTATTGCTGTAAAAGCCTGCTAGGGGCCAACAAGAAGGCTTTTTTCTTTCCATTTTACTTTCCTGTTGTCCTGGTATGAGTTCTCTGCTTTGTGTCAAATTAAGTGCTGTAATGACGCTCTCCTCGTTAGTATGTTTTTTCAGTCCTGTGATTGTCTTAAACAgattatcctcctctctccccctgagGTCAGGAGTGTGCAGTGATGATGACTGATGATGACTTCAGAACCTGTGTTCCATTCATCTCTATAATTTTCCAGGACCACCATATATCACCACACAAGAaaatatggatgtgtgtgtgtgtgtgtctgtgtgtggcctTTGCATCCAGCCCCAACTCATTGCAGTGTAGTAAAAAGCATCTGCTAAGACAGCTCAGACATATTGAATGCATAACAAAGCTGGTGACTACACCCATTTCCATTTCAACCCAGGACTCTATTTTTTTTCTAAGGGGAGCGGGGTTAAGTTGCTCTAATATTTTAGATGTTTGAAAGGTTAGGGTCAACCACCACCATGTTACTGTAatgcactctctctttctctattagCAGTTGGAAGAGCACCTAAAAtgctataataatatatatagaacaGTCATTAGTTGTCACCAATACCTCGGAAACTGCTACCAGCAAAACTTCAATGTGGATTTTTTGTTTTCAAtgtagaatagaataaaatacAACATTGTTGTCCATTGGTTAGAAGGGAAATGTGTCTTCTGTCTTTCCCAAcaccccctgatacacacacaccaccacatagACAGATATGAGGTCAAGTCAACCCACCTTGTGAGAGTGATGAGGAGTCAGAGGGGAGCTGCAGAGGAGGAAGACCCAAGTTGCTGTTGAGCAGTGACGTCCCTTCGCCGTTGGATACGCCGCTGGGCACGTGGACCAGACTGTAACTGCCCAGCTGGAGTGCCCCTGAAGACGAGCTGAACGTGAGGACAGACGAGCCGCCGTTTTGAGCTGCCATGCTGTAAACCCCCTCCAGCTTCACCTCTGCTCCGTTTACACAGCCAGAATAGGAGGCGTAGTCCACACTGGAGCCGCCCAGCCCCTTCTCCTGGCCTGCCTGCATCTGCATGTCCACACCAGAGCCCCCCATCAAGACCCCCCCAGAGGGCCGCAGGGAGTTGAAGGCCAAGGGCTGGATGCCCATGTTGAGCCCATTGAACAGGATGTTGCTGGGGGCCTGGAGGTAAGACGAGCCACCGTTATGGAAGACAGTGGAGGGGTTACTTGTCACTAGGTTTCCGTTGAAGAGCACCTCGCTGCTGGATCCAGGGGGTATCTTGATGTCTCCAATCTGTTGGATGATTACACCACTGTCCAGAGACCCTGTCTGCAGGGGGAGGACCCCATGGGTCATCGTCCCGTCAGATGAATTGGAGAGGGGGCGTGGAGAGAGCTCCCCCTGCCCTTTACTAGACTCATCCTCTGTGCTGTGGTTGCCATCAGATTCACTGTGGAAAAAATgcaggggggagaagagagtgaGACATTGAAAGCAGCTCAGGGACTGTCTGAAGAAAATATGTCCTCTTCTTAACTCTTGGTAGACTTTAATGATGGAATTGTGTGAGGAAGAATTGAGCTCAGCGAAGTAAGTTGTCCTACTGGTTTGACTTATGTTGTTGTCATTGGTGAGTGCACAGGTTGAGTCTTACTACTGACAGAGTGAGTGACAGACAGATTTTGAAACTGAAATAACCATAGAAAGACATGATTTGCATACAAAGAAATATGGCTGATATGTCAAAGCAACTTTGTCCATACCTCAACTCTCTTAGATTATGAAAACAATGATACAACCACATTACACAGGCTATATAATTTTATTGGCACACAATATTTGTGGGCAGTGGTGATCAATGGAGTTCTCTCAAACATGGCGTTAATGAGGAAAGTCGACTACCAAACGTTTTACTCCATGGAGAGTAAATTGGATTATAGCCCTCCTTTAGTTATACTCATTCAGGTCTACCATTTGGGGTAATAAACTCCGGGGTGACAAATGCAAGCGGTCGCAGCGTGACAACACATGGTCAAATACCTTAATTTGTATTTTCTTATGTGGTCATTGGCATATAACGTCTTTTTATTTTATGTTTGCATAGCTTCACTTTTTAAGTTAATAATGTTAGTAAAATATTAGGAAATCGAACAATGCCATCTGAATCGTATTTTTCATCATGAGCGAGTGACTGAAAAAGCTGCATTTCACTTGCTACAAAAAAGACGTGCTCTCTGAACTAAAGAGAAACGTATTCTTCATCGTCCTGAGGCCTGCATGCCAATTATTGAAGAAGCATAAATCCTATTCATCTTCTCCATAAATTAGCTCAGGCTTATAATCACTTATTTTGTCACTCAAAGCACAATAATGTTTAGTCAGTGGCAATATAATTAGTGGCCCCCACAAACTGGAATGAAGTGGATTGCAAAAACAAATGCCTTTGATCAATTTATAGCATTATTTGGGGGAAGTTTGTGGTGAGAGGGAGAGTACCCACTGGCGCACAGACCTCAATTCAAAGTCTATTCCACGCTGGTTCAATGTAATTCCGTTGAAATTAAGTGAAAACAAGGTTGATTCAACCAATGTCTGCAGGGTGGGTAAGAGGTCACCTCCACCAGGTGCGCGCGAGAAGAAAACATAAAAAGAAGGGAATAATATCTCTGTCTGAGGGATTTTCTAATGAAGGGGAGGTGTTCTAATTCCCCTGGTTTgataagagagaaagaaaattgcCAAAGTGATTTATGTGGTGAGAATTGGATTCAGTTAATTGTGAACCCTAACACACCAACGGAGACTATTCATATGTATAGGCTACATCTATAAAAGCAACTTATTTATAACACAATTTAGAGTATAAAAGTTATATTTGGAATAGAGTAGGCTTATGTTGGACTGGGGTCCATGCTCTTAGTGCCCTAACACGCAAATGAAACCTGATCTGGATGGCAACAGCCTCATATTTCAAAACATTAGCGGCGTGTAAGCTACCCTGCACATTTTTTTGTGTGCCTATATTATAATGTTAATGATTTACGCTGTCAACTCGCACACCAAGCTCTATGAGCGATTACCATGCAATAGTCAGAGGCTTCAGTGCATGTACCATACAAGGCAAGCCTGCTCGACCTTGCCAGGAATAATCTCTCAAAATGACTCCTGGTAATGCATTTATGAGTTTAATTTCTTAAGATATTATGCACACTGTGCCATTTGCGTAAAATCAAGCAATCAACGGATTATTTTCTCACCTTTTTGATTGTGCTTCGGACGggtttctgtccctctgtctcctgtttTTGAACCAGTTGCTGACCTGCGTCAAGGAGAGTCCCGTGATTTTAGCGAGGTTTCTTTTCTCGGCTGGAGAGGGATATCTATTCTGCTTGTAGAGATCCTTCAGCGCGTTGCGGGACCTCTCTTTGAAGCAGTATACTGTCTCTTCCCCGTCCCAGATAGTCCGGGGTAGTGGGTACTTTCTCCGCAGGCGATATTTATCCACGGCGCCCAGGGGTCTCCCCCGCGCTTTCTCTGCCTCGGTGTACCGTGCCTTATACCAGAGGTCTTGCAGCGAGGAGTGATTGAATGGACTGAAGTTGTGGTTCTCCAAAACACTGTAGAGCTCCTGGTACCGAGCTTGATGAAAAGCGACAAGAGCTTGGGCTTTCAGGATGCTTTCGTTGCCACGTAGCAGGTCACTCTGTGGTAAGGACCATAAAAACCTGGCCAGCCGGTCCACATTGCCTCCCTGCTGCAAAGCCTCGCAGACACACGCCACTTGCTCCGGGGAGAATGCCAGCGAGGAAGCCGCGCTCACCAGAAGTTCACTGTGGACTGCATCAGTGTTCGAAGTTGCGCGCTCCATAGACAACTCCGCGGTTTCCAGCGCTAGAAGCTTGATGCAATCTCGCCTGTCCGTCTTCACATTTTCCTTCTTGATGTTATTTGAAATTGTGACTTCTCCTGAAGAAGAAGACATTTTTCAAGCCTTCCTTGTAAGTCACTCCTCCCTGGTTTCGGCAAGCCTTCAGCCGATCAGGTTACCCCCTCGCCATGCGAACACGATCGAATGtctggcagcagctgtaaatggATAGCTCTCCCCTTTAGTTCCAATGTGTTTTTTACTCTGCGGGAACTGTAGCAAGAAGGGGCATTGGGGTCTGTCTGAGAGTCACCCAATTGGCTACGGCGGGCTATACCAGGGAGGAGCGACCACGATCCAGAGACGAGTGTTTGGTTTGCATCTGTCACTCAGACATGACGTACAGTATTTCAGAGGCTTACCTGTACAAGGTGAATGTGTTTGGGATTTTGTCATGGGAACGGAAAAGACTATCCATTTTGCCTGCATTATGGCATATTATTTTTTGATTGCACCAACTGAGCTATGTGACAATGGACTGCCCCTTTTAGAGAAAGAAAGACATTTTCGGTGAGATGAAAGCCTACCCTTGCCATTTTGCCTTCAATTCCACCTTCGATTAATGTAAAAAAGTGAACTGATGAAAGTTAGGCTAATGAGTTACATTTTTGAAATACCGGTAGGCCTAAACATTGTGGAATTCTGAAATGTTCGTGTGTGTGAGTTTTTTCTTTTAATCATTGGACAATAACAATATTTATCACTATGTTGCATTTGTCCACTTTGTGCGATGCACTTTGAGGAACCATTAACTAGGAAGCGTTCTTACCAGCGACGTTCTTATCGGGACTATTTGAAGGTGACACATTTGACCGCTTGAGTGAACTGTCAAGAAAGATTGCTAACTTATTAGCTAGCGGGCTAGTTCATTTTAGTTCTGTTTTATCTCATTTCTGTGCTTTGTAGAGATGGACGACCAAGGGTGTCCGAGATGCAAGACAACGAAATACAGGAATCCTTCCCTGAAACTGATGGTGAATGTTTGTGGCCACACGCTGTGAGTAACGTTATCCATTCatgctaactaactagctagctagcaagcccaGCAGTGAGCGAGCTAGCTTCACAGTTATAGCTGCAGGTTTTCAACCCGTTAAATATGTTATATAGCCAGACCACTACAACAAGGGATATAAAATGTAATGTTAGCTAGTAGTACTTCTGCTATATAACGTTAGCTAGTCAAACTCAACTCGTGGAGTTTAATCTGTTGATGTTACTATGTAGCTAGCAAAGCTGAAAGTGAAGAACTATGACCTTTTAGGTGCACGACGTTTGTTGTTTTTCATCCCTTTCTATCTGCAACATAAACACTTCCCCTTGTCTCAGCGTGTCTTGATTACAAGTTGTACAAAGTAAATGTTTTCGTCTCTGGCttaacacccgtgccaatatatcctccaaaaacCGTCTTCTCGGGCATTAATCACTTAAATAGACAACGCTGGCTTGTTTATTTTTATTGCAAGAACATGTGATACTGAAACGTAACCATATAGCTATCAACTCAGGTTGATCTACTGCCTCAGTCTCTATGGAAGTAAAATAAAAACATAGCAAGAAAGCTGTCCTCAATTACATCCCCTGTTTGTAAGCCCAGATATCCTCCCAGTCTCcctgatgaaggagaggagacgggttgaTTTTTATGGGTGTTGTTATGCAGTGACAGTGGGTGAGGAAAATGCTGGTGTCTGTTGGCGCATATGCTTGACCCTGTTTGTTTATTATCCGTACCATCAGGAAGTGGCTGTGCTTTTCATTAAGTCAGCACACTCATAACTCAGGGCTTCTGTTCTATCTGGACGCAGGGTCACACTGGGAGAAAATGTA
Protein-coding sequences here:
- the six4a gene encoding homeobox protein SIX4; translation: MSSSSGEVTISNNIKKENVKTDRRDCIKLLALETAELSMERATSNTDAVHSELLVSAASSLAFSPEQVACVCEALQQGGNVDRLARFLWSLPQSDLLRGNESILKAQALVAFHQARYQELYSVLENHNFSPFNHSSLQDLWYKARYTEAEKARGRPLGAVDKYRLRRKYPLPRTIWDGEETVYCFKERSRNALKDLYKQNRYPSPAEKRNLAKITGLSLTQVSNWFKNRRQRDRNPSEAQSKSESDGNHSTEDESSKGQGELSPRPLSNSSDGTMTHGVLPLQTGSLDSGVIIQQIGDIKIPPGSSSEVLFNGNLVTSNPSTVFHNGGSSYLQAPSNILFNGLNMGIQPLAFNSLRPSGGVLMGGSGVDMQMQAGQEKGLGGSSVDYASYSGCVNGAEVKLEGVYSMAAQNGGSSVLTFSSSSGALQLGSYSLVHVPSGVSNGEGTSLLNSNLGLPPLQLPSDSSSLSQGTIQMNNVAVSSSSEDSYHHQHHQDKLAMAPMHPSTVLYSMGNAGQTSIKKEPLEGGGGAGVYSYHHGLHLDPSGQLSYSSDPLTSEEVPSSRGSSSDVTTVSSSSPEPEVYTSLTVSTPLMAQTDPNGHQLQPGEYLRGHNPQPVPSSHLLGPGMNNNYMSVSESKVDASGGEVNEMVRVMCGEMEPGEEKELAKLQTVQMDEDMVDV